Proteins co-encoded in one Papaver somniferum cultivar HN1 chromosome 5, ASM357369v1, whole genome shotgun sequence genomic window:
- the LOC113280948 gene encoding erlin-2-B-like codes for MDSQRPGGAPRPPQGGGADPGDASFILTVLIALVAIAALILIPASLSASNSTFSILHQVPEGHVGVYWRGGALLKTITDPGFHVKMPLITQFEPIQVTLQTDQVKDIPCGTKGGVMIHFEKIEVVNRLRKDYVYETLLNYGVQYDKTWIYDKIHHEINQFCSAQSLQQVYIDKFDQIDERMKEALQGDCTQYAPGIEILSVRVTKPTIPQSIRRNFEQMEEEHTKVLIAVEKQKVAEKEAETQKKIALADAEKNSQVSKIRMEQMLTEKTSAMKQEEIDNHMYLAREKSLADADYYKVIKEAEANKLKLTPEFLELKFIQAIANNSKIFFGDKVPNMILDQRLLGNFLNNAGNRQMADI; via the exons ATGGATTCTCAGAGACCAGGAGGAGCACCTCGACCTCCTCAAGGCGGTGGTGCCGATCCTGGAGATGCATCTTTCATTCTCACTGTTCTAATTGCTCTCGTCGCAATCGCTGCTCTG ATATTGATTCCAGCATCATTGTCAGCATCAAACAGCACTTTCTCCATTTTACATCAAGTCCCGGAAGGTCATGTTGGTGTGTACTGGAGAGGGGGTGCCCTTCTCAAAACAATTACAGATCCAG GTTTTCATGTTAAGATGCCATTGATAACTCAGTTTGAGCCCATCCAGGTGACGCTGCAGACAGATCAG GTCAAGGATATACCCTGTGGTACAAAAGGTGGTGTGATGATCCACTTTGAAAAGATCGAG GTTGTCAATCGTCTCCGTAAGGACTATGTGTACGAGACTCTGCTCAACTACGGGGTACAGTACGACAAAACATGGATTTATGACAAGATACACCACGAGATCAATCAGTTCTGCAGTGCCCAATCCCTTCAGCAAGTTTACATTGACAAGTTTGATCAG attgatgaaagaatgaaagaAGCTCTGCAGGGTGACTGCACACAGTATGCCCCAGGCATTGAAATTCTAAGTGTGCGTGTCACTAAACCCACTATCCCACAGTCTATAAGGCGCAACTTTGAGCAAATGGAGGAGGAGCACACTAAG GTCTTAATTGCTGTTGAAAAACAAAAGGTAGCTGAAAAAGAAGCCGAGACACAGAAAAAGATCGCCTTAGCAGACGCTGAGAAGAATTCGCAGGTTAGCAAGATCCGCATGGAACAGATGTTGACTGAGAAAACTAGTGCCATGAAGCAAGAGGAGATTGACAATCATATGTACTTGGCCCGTGAGAAAAGCTTAGCTGATGCTGACTACTATAA AGTGATTAAAGAAGCCGAAGCAAACAAATTGAAGCTGACACCCGAGTTCCTTGAACTCAAGTTTATTCAAGCCATTGCCAACAATTCTAAGATCTTTTTCGGAGACAAG GTACCCAATATGATATTGGATCAAAGACTTCTGGGGAACTTCTTAAACAACGCTGGGAATAGACAGATGGCAGACATCTAG
- the LOC113278702 gene encoding LOW QUALITY PROTEIN: erlin-2-A-like (The sequence of the model RefSeq protein was modified relative to this genomic sequence to represent the inferred CDS: substituted 2 bases at 2 genomic stop codons): MDSQRPGGAPRPPPPQGGDAGDTSFILTVLIAFVTIAALILIPASLSASNSTFSILHQVPEGHVGVYWRGGALLKTITDPGFHLKMPFITQYEPIQVTLQTDQVKDIPCGTKGGVMIYFEKIEVFIEHPLLLISKSLAFLIVLVYDVFEHFIXQLGGFFVXVLIAVEQQAVAEKETETQRKIALADAEKRSQVSKIHMEQMLSEKASAQRQEEIDNQMYLAREKSLADADYYK, encoded by the exons ATGGATTCTCAGAGACCAGGAGGAGCACCTCGACCTCCTCCTCCTCAAGGCGGCGATGCTGGAGATACATCTTTCATTCTCACTGTTCTAATTGCTTTCGTCACAATTGCTGCTCTG ATATTGATTCCAGCATCATTGTCAGCATCAAACAGCACTTTCTCCATCTTACATCAGGTCCCCGAAGGTCATGTTGGGGTATACTGGAGAGGGGGTGCCCTTCTCAAAACAATTACGGATCCAG GTTTTCACTTGAAGATGCCCTTTATAACTCAATATGAGCCCATCCAGGTGACCCTTCAGACAGATCAGGTGAAGGATATTCCATGTGGTACAAAGGGTGGTGTTATGATATACTTTGAAAAGATCGAGGTATTTATAGAACATCCATTGTTATTAATTT CAAAGAGTCTTGCATTCTTAATCGTTTTAGTATATGATGTCTTTGAGCATTTTATTTAACAACTTGGCGGTTTTTTTGTTTAGGTGTTAATTGCTGTTGAGCAACAAGCGGTAGCTGAAAAAGAAACCGAGACGCAGAGAAAGATCGCTTTAGCGGATGCCGAGAAGCGTTCGCAGGTTAGCAAGATTCACATGGAACAGATGCTGAGTGAGAAAGCTAGTGCCCAGAGGCAAGAGGAAATTGATAATCAGATGTACTTGGCCCGTGAGAAAAGCTTGGCAGATGCCGACTACTATAAGTAA